The region GGGGCGGCGCCCGCCGCCGGCCGGGCCGCTCCACGCTGATCATCGCCGTGAGCTGGCTGCTCATCGCCACACTGATCGCGACCCTGCTGGTCATGGCCCTGCGGCACGACGCCGCCGCGTTCCCCGTGTGACGAAACCGGGTGTGACGAAACCGGGTGTGACGAAGCCGGGTGTGACGAAGCCGGGTGTGACGAAACCGGCTACAGGGCCTTGAGGAAGCGCGCGGCGACCGGGGCGGCCACGTCGCCGCCCATGCCGCCGGCCTCCACGACGACGGCGAAGGCCACGTCGCCGCGGTAGCCCATGAACCAGGCGTGCGATTCGAGCGTGGGCCCGGTGCCGAACTCGGCGGTCCCCGTCTTGCCCGCCGTGCCCGAGGGGAGCCCCGCCTTGCGGGCGGTGCCCTTGCTGACCACCGCCCGCATCATCGAGCGCAGGCCCTTAACCACCTCGCCGGGCAGTTCCCGGCGAGACTCGGCCTGCTTGCGGGAGGGCACCAGCGTGGGCGGGCGCCAGGAGCCGTCCGCGACCGCCGCGGCCACGGTCGCCATGACCAGCGGGCTCGCGGTGATCCTGCCCTGGCCGAACGACTCGGCGGCCAGCTCGGCGTCGCTGGTGGCCTTCGGCATGCTGCCGGGCGTGGCCGGGACGCCGATGCGGAGCGGCTGGTTGAACCCCAGTTCGGTGGCCAGGTCGTACAGCTTCTCGGCCCCCAGCTTCTCGGCGGCGAGCGGGGCGAAGGTGGTGTTGCACGAGTGGGCGTAGGAGTCCAGGAACGACAGCGACCCGAAGGCCTCGTGGTCGGAGTTGCGGATCTTCATGCCGCCGACCACGGCCTCCTTGGGGCAGGTCACCCGGCTCGACGGGGTCAGGCCCTCGGCCAGCAGCCCGGCCGCCGTGATCGTCTTGAAGGTCGAGCCGGGGGCGTACTTGCCGTCCAGCGCGCGGTTGAACCCGCCCTTGTTGTTGACGACCGCGAGGATCTCGCCCGTCGAGGGCCGTACGGCGACGAGCGAGGCGGGCTTCGGCAGGTCGCGCACCGCGTCGGCGGCGGCCCGCTGCACCTTGAGGTCGAGGCTGGTCGCGAGGTCGCGGCCGGAGGAACCCTTGATCGAGTGCAGGGTCTTCCGGCTCGCGCCCAACGCCTGGATCTCGGTGGTGGGGGTGCCGGCGAGCTGCTTCTGGAAGGTCTCCTGCAGGCCGGCGCGCCCCACGGGATCGTTCTTCTTGTACGCGCTGCCCAGCTTGCCGAGGTCGTCGTCGCCGGCCTTGTCGAGGTAGCCGACGAGCTGCTGCACCGAGCCGCCCACGTCGCCGCCGTCGATGCGGTCGCCGTTGGCGTCGGTGATCGACGCCCGCTGGGGCCACGACGTCTTCAGCGCCAGGTGGGTGGTCCCGTCGAGGGCGGGGTGGACCGCGGCGGGCGACCAGTCGACCTTCCAGTAGTGGTCCTTCACGACGAGCCGCAGCGAGCCCTGGTAGGTCCAGTCGCCGACGTCCTTGAGGCTCGCCGTGGCGGTGAACGACGCGGTGGCCCGGTCGTCCTTCGCCTGGCCCGCCCGCACGTCCCGTGCGGCGACCTGGACGGCCCCCAGGTTCTTGGTCAGCTCCGCGTACGCCGTGTCGAAGCCGGGCGCGGGGGAGGCGAGCTCGGCCTTCATGGCCGCGAGGTCGCCCCGGGACCAGGCCGAGGTGAAGCGCGTCGCCGTCTCCTGCGGCGTGCCGCGCGTGTGCAGCACGTAGTAGGCCCCTCCGGCGGCGCCCCCCGCCACCACGACGGCCGCGGCGGCCGAGATCGCGACAGTTCGTCCTCGCGGCACAGGTACCCCCAGTCACGCCCGTGTCCCTTGGTCGGGACCAGAGCCTAGCGGGGCCTGATCGGTTGTTCACACCCCCGTTTCGCCGGCGCCCTTGACGCTCGCGCCGTACCGGGGCACGTACTCCTGGCCGGACAGGCGCTGGATCGCGGCCATGACCTCGTCGGTCACCCGCCGCCGGTCCCGGGCGCTGCCGGGGTCGCCGGTGAAGGTCATCGGCTCGCCGAACCGCACGCCGATGCGGCGCAGGCGCGGCACCGACGCGCCGGGCGGCAGGACCCTGTCGGTGCCCAGCATGGCCACGGGCACGATCGGAGCACCGGTGGTCAGCGAGAGCCAGGCGACGCCGATCTTGCCGCGGTAGAGGCGGCCGTCGGGGGAGCGGGTGCCCTCGGGATAGATGCCGAACAGCTCACCCGCCTTGAGGACCTCCACGGCGGCGTCGAGCATGTCCTGGGCGGCGGTGACGTTCTCACGGTCGATCTCCACGGCCCCCATCGCCCGCATCCACTCGGCCGCGAGGCGGTTGCCCGTGAAGTACTCCTTCTTGGCCACGAAGCGCACCATGCGGGGCACCAGCGCCGGCATGAAGAACGAGTCGAGCACGGAAAGGTGGTTGGAGGCGAGGATCGCGGGCCCGTGCGCGGGGACGTGCTCGCGTCCCTCCATCCGCGGCCGCCACAGCAGGTGCATGACGGGAACGCTGACGGCCTTCAGGGCGGAATAGAGCACGGCCTCTCCTTCTCAGCACCACCGGATTCGGGCTCGGACTCGGCTCGACGGACATACCCTAGGCCGCCCCGGGGGCCGTTCAGGTGTGCGCCCCCTGCAACACACCCTCCCGTGTTTTGTACGGCATCGCCAATACTTCGCTGTACCTACTAGTATGTACAGCATGAGCGCACCGGACCGCCTGATCGAGAGCACGCGCGAGCTGCTGTGGGAGCGCGGCTACGTCGGGACCAGCCCGCGGGCCATCCAGCAGCGGGCGGGAGCGGGCCAAGGAAGCATGTATCACCATTTCTCTGGCAAGCCGGACCTCGCGCTCGCCGCGATCGGCCGTACGGCCGGGGAGATGCGCGCGGGGGTGGAGGAGATCCTGTCGGGGCCGGGCACCGCCGCCGAGCGCGTCTCCGCCTATTTGCGGCGGGAGCGGGAGGTGCTGCGGGGCTGCCCGATCGGCCGGCTGACCCAGGACCCCGAGGTGATGGCCGACCCGGCGCTGCGGCGGCCGGTGGAGGAGACGTTCGCCTGGCTGCGGGACCGGCTCTCGGCGGTGCTGGCCGAAGGACGTGACCGCGGCGAGATCGGCGCCGGGCTCGACCCCGCCGCCACCGCGTCCGCCGTCGTGGCCGTGCTGCAGGGCGGATACGTCCTGGCCCGCGCCGCGGCCTCGCCCGAGCCGTTCCACCAGGCCGTCGACGGGCTGCTCGCCCTGCTGTCCTCTTCCCGACCCTCCCGTTCCTGATCGTCCCGAGGAGCCCCGGCGTGTACGCCATGCAGTACGACATCACCCTGCCCGCCGACTACGACATGACGGTCATCCGGGAGCGGGTGGCGACACGCGGGCACGCTCTCGACGACCGGGCCGGGCTCGGCCTCAAGGCCTACCTGGTCCGCGAGCGCGGCGTGGCGGGGTCGCCGGTCAACCAGTACGCGCCGTTCTACCTGTGGCACGACGCCGGACGGATGGGGGAGTTCCTGGTCGGCGGCGGGGGCTTCCAGGGGATCGTCGCCGACTTCGGGCGCCCGGCGGTGCGGCAGTGGACCGGTCTCGCCGTCGAACCCGGTCCGGCGCGGGGAACGGTCCCGCGGGCGGCCTCCCGGCTCGTCACCCCGCTGCCCGAGACCGCCGACCTCACGGCGTGCGTCACGGAGGCGCTGGCTGGCCTGCGTGCTCTGGGCGGCGCCGCGGGCCTGCACACCGCCGCCCTGGCCCTCGATCCCGGTCGCTGGCGGCTGACGACGTTCGCCCTGTGGGAGCGGGATGCGCCGGACTCCAACGGCGACGCCGAACGCTACGAGGTGCTGCACCTGTCCACGCCCGGCCTGGCGCTCCTGCCGGAGGGCCGGGCCTGGTGAGAGACGTACGGACAACACGACGCCCCGCGAGACAGGGTCTCGCGGGGCGTCCACGTCGAGGGCCGATGTGGCGGTCGCCTCCTCGGCGGAATGCACAACACGGCTCCAGCCGAACGGTATTCCGTGAAGGCGGTGTTTGCGGCCCGGGGGACACAAACCACATCGGCCACTACCGACTCTAGCCGACGCCGGCCGCTGCTTTCTCCCACCCCCTATTCTCGGGGGGTGAATCTCATCGAAACCGGCAGGTTGGTGTTGCGGCGCTGGCGTGAGGACGACAAGGAGCCCTTCGCGGCACTGAACGCCGACCCGGTGGTGATGGAGCACTTCCCGGCCACGCTCACCCGCGAGGAGAGCGACATGTTCGTCGAGCGCATCGAAGCGGCGTTCGACGAACGCGGGTTCGGTTTGTGGGCGGTCGAGGCGGACGGCGTGTTCATCGGCTTCACCGGGCTGCAGGTGCCGAGGTTCGCCGCGCACTTCACGCCGTGCGTGGAGATCGGCTGGCGGCTCGCCAGGTCCGCCTGGGGGCACGGGTACGCCACCGAGGCCGCGCGGGCGTCGCTGGAACACGGGTTCGGCACCCTCGGCCTGACCGAGGTCGTCTCGTTCACCGCGGTGCCGAACGTCCGCTCGCAGGCCGTGATGCGGCGTCTCGGGATGACCCGCGACCCGGGGGAAGACTTCGACCACCCGGTGCTTCCCGAGGGGCATCCGCTGCGCCGTCACGTGCTCTACCGCGTACGAAGACCAGCGTGCTGATCAGGGCGAGCACCGCGATCACCGCCGCGCCGGCGAACGCCGAGGAGGTGCCGCGCGCCAGCGATTCCGCCCCGCCGCCCGCAGCCGCGTGGTACAGGGTGACCAGCACCGCGAGGCCGAGGGACCAGCTGGTCCACTGCAGTGTCTGGAACACGCCGGCCCCGGCGCCGGAGTCCTCGCGGCGTACGCCCGACAACGAGGTGACGCTCAGCGCGACGGTGGTGAGCCCGGCGCCGGCGCCGAGCAGCACGAGCGGGCCGAGCACGCCGGTCAGGTAGCCGCTGCCGCCGGCCAGCCGGGAGAGCCACAGCAACGCCGCGGCGACGAAGGCGATCCCGGCGGCCATCACCGGGCGGGTGCCCCACCGCGTGATCAGCCGGCCGACGAGGCGGACCACGCCCATCAGCACGAGGGTCATGGGCAGGAACGCGAAGCCCGCCGCCAGCGGGCCATAGCCGAAGACTTCCTGCAGGTACTGGGTGAGGAAGTAGATGACGGCGAAGACGGTGCTCGGCACCAGCAGGGTGTTCACGTACGCCCCGGCCCTGCGCCGGTCGGCGAACAGCCTCAGCGGCATGATCGGCTGTTCGGCCCGTGCCTCGATCAGGGTGAAGCCGGCGAGCAGCAGCGCCGCGGCGGCGAAGACGGCGACGGTGACCGGGTCGCCCCAGCCGGAGGTGGTTGTGCGGATCACGCCGTAGGCCAGCCCGGCCACGCCGGTGGTCGCGGTGACCGCTCCGGCGAGGTCGAAGCGGCCGGGGTGCCTGTCCGTCTCCCGTACGAAGACCGGGGTGAGGGCGAGGATCGCCGCGCCGATGGGCACGTTCACGAAGAACACCCAGCGCCAGGAGCCGGCCGAGGTCAGCACGCCGCCGGCGAGCAGGCCGAGGGCGAGGCTGGCACTGGAGACCGCGGCGAACACGCCGAGCGCCCGGGTCCGGCGGGGGCCGTCCTCGTAGTTGGACATGATCAGCGACAGCACGTTCGGCGAGGCCATCGCGCCTCCGACGCCCTGCAGCGCACGGGCCGCGACCAGCCACCACGAGTGGGTGGCGAGACCGCCGAGCAGTGAGGCCGCGGTGAACAGCAGCACGCCGGAGGCGAACATCCGGCGACGGCCCAGCAGGTCGCCCGCGCGGCCGCCGAGCAGCAGCAACCCCCCGAACGCGAGGGTGTAGGCGTTGAACACCCAGGCCAGACCGGTCTGCGTGAAGTGCAGCCGCGCCTGGATCTCGGGCAGGGCGATGTTGACGATGGTGGCGTCGATCCCGACCATCAGCTGGCAGGCGAGCACCACGGCGAGCACGATCGCCGGCCGTCCGGTCATGTGAGCCTCTTCCGCGGGAGACGGGCAGGTGCTCCAGGCGTGGCCACGTCCTGGTTAGGCGCGCACTACGATATGGGCGACCCGCCCACTTTGTAAACGGGCGACCCGCCCAGTTATCGGAGGTCGACGATGCCCGCGTATCACGCGAAGGGACTGCGCTCCGACGCCCGGCGCAACGTGGAGCGTCTGGTGGAGATGGCGACGCGGGTCTTCGAGGAGCAGGGGCCGGAGGCGCCGCTCAGCGAGGTCGCGCGGGCGGCGGGCGTGGGCACCGCCACGCTGTATCGCAGGTTCCCCACCAGGGAGGCGCTGCTCGCCGCGGTGTACGCCGGGCACGTCCAGGCGCTCGCCGTCCGCGCCGACGAGCTCGCGGCATCCTCCGAGGATCCGCTGGCGGCGCTCGTCGGCTGGCTGCACGAGTTCGCCGGTCTGCTCACCGAGCACCGCGGGATGAAGGGACTGATCACCGGTCGGTACGAGGGCGACGCCGAACTGTTCCGCAGCTGCCGGCGCAGCCTTTCGCAGGCCGTCGACTCGCTGCTGCGGCCCGCGCAGGAAGCCCGCGTGATCCGCCCCGACGTCGACGCCGAGCGCACCCTGATCCTGGTCAACGCCGTGGTCCTGGCCGCGGGCCAGGCCGGCGAGGACCGGGACGAGACCGGCCACCTGATCGACCTGGTGATCTCCGGCTTCCGTGCCCAGCGGTGATCGCGAGCTGGTTTGCTGGTTCGGCAATGGGATTTGCGTCCTGTCATGTCTGTCCGCACCATGAGGGGTATGACGACGCACGGGTTCGACAAGGACTATTGGGAGCGGCACTGGCGGGACCGGGGCGCGGGGTCCATGGGCGGCCATCCGCCGAATCCGTACCTCGCTCGTGAAATCGGCGGCCTGACGCCGGGCACGGCCCTGGACGCGGGGTGCGGCGGCGGCGCCGAGGCGATCTGGCTCGCCTCGCACGGCTGGGAGGTCACCGCCGCGGACATCTCGTCCGAGGTCCTCGCCCTGGCCGCCGACCGCGCGACGATGAGCACGGCGGCGAGCGGGGCGGCCGAGCGCGTGCGGTGGGTGGAGGCGGACCTGAGCGTCTGGAGTCCGGACACGCGGCTCGACCTGGTCATGACCCACTACGCCCATCCCGCGATGCCGCAACTGGAGTTCTACGACCGCATCGCCGGATGGGTGGCTCCCGGCGGCACGCTGCTCATCGTGGGGCACCTCCACGTCGCCGGCTCCGGGCACGGGCATCACCCCCCGGAGGAGGCGTCGGTCACCTCCGCGGCCGTCGCCGCGCGCCTGGACGACTCGGAGTGGGAGATCGTCACCGCCGAGGAGCACGTGCGTACGCGCTCCGGCCACGGCGGCCCCCTCCACGACGTCGTCGTGCGCGCAACCCGCCGCCGGTGACCATCGCGTGGCGAGCGGGGCGAGGCCGAGAGGGAGTGGCGGGCGTTGTCGCTGCTGGCGGAGTACGCTCCCGGGCTCGCACCCTCACCCGTGGCGTACGGGATCGATCATGTGGTGATGTCCCGCCTTGCGGGCACGCCGGTCCGCCTGTTGCCTGACGTGCCGGCAAGGCAGCTCGTGGAAGCCGTGGACCGGCTGCACGGGGCGGTGCCGCGGCGGGTGCTCGACACGGTGCCACCGCGGTTGTGGCCGGTGGAGCGGATCAGGGAGCAGGTGCTGGTCTGGGCCGGGCGGTGGCAGCCGAGGAACGAGCTCGCCGACCTGGTGGTCAGGGAAGGCGCACGGTGGCTGTCGGGGTGGGAGCCGGGGGAGCGCGGGGTACGACCGGTGTTCGGGGCCGGTGACGGCAACACGGCGAACTTCCTCTGGGACGGGGCGCGTGTCGGAATCGTGGATTTCGAGGAGTCGGGGCGAAGCGACCGGGCGACCGAGGTCGCGGAGATGGCCGAGCACGTGTCGTGCTGGGTCCGTGGGGAGAGCGAGCTGCGGTTCGACCTCGATGCCGCCGAACGGCGCAGGGTGCGGGAGTGTCGCAGGCTCTTCGCGCTGATGTGGGTGTTCCTGCTGCGCGACGAGGGGCCGGGAAACCCGCCCGGTACGTTCACCCGGGCGGCCGGTCGGGCTCTTGATCGGCTCGGTTAGCCGTGCCGGGGACGCGGAGGCGGTCGACGGCCTCGCGGCGGCGGCGCTCGGGCCGCCGGTCGTACCGGGCGGTGGTGGCGGGGGAGGCGTGGCCGACCAGCGCCTGGGTCGTGGCGAGGTCGACCCCCGCGTCGAGGAGTTCACCGATGAACGTACGCCGGAAGTCGTGCGGGGTGCGGGGCGAGGCCCCGGCGGCGGCCAGGCGCCGTGCGACGATGTCGGCTATCGCCTGGCCGGTCATGTGGGCCATGCGCAGCCGCCCGGCCTTGTTGATCGGGCAGAACAGCGGCCCGGCCGCCCGGCCGCGTACGGCGAGCCACAGGCTCAGGCGCTCGACGGCCTGCGGGGTCAGGTAGACGAGCCGTTCCTTGTCGCCCTTGCCGCGCACCCGCAGGGAGCGGGCATGCGGGTCGAAGTCGGCGAGCCGGAGCCCGGCGATCTCGGCTCGGCGGCAGCCGCTGGAGTAGAGGGCCGCGAGCATGGCGCCGTCCCGGCGGCCGGCGGGGGAGTGGTCCTCGTCGCACACCTCCAGCGCGGCCGCGAGCGCCTCGGCCTCGACGTGCTGTCCCGCCGGGACGCGCGTGTGCTTGTAGGCGGGCAGGTCGGCGGCGCGCTGGTAGTCCTCGCCGCTCATCAGCCCGAGCCGCCACGCCTCCTTGAGCACGCGGCGCAGCGCCACCAGGTGCTTGTTGACGTGGGAGGGGGACCATCCCTGCTCGCGCATCAGCGTACGGAGGCGGACCGTGTGCTCGTAGCGCAGCAGTGCCCAGGGCTGCCCGGCCCCGGTGGCCTCGGGGTCGCCGGTGACGAGGCGGGCGATGCGGTCGAGGCAGCCCTTCATCGTGCGCCGGGACTCCGGGCTCTGCAGCGCGCCGAGATACACCTCGTACGGATCGGGTGTGGAGGGTGCGGGGACGCGCCGCTCGGGAACCGCGGGGATGCTCATCGGCCCCGATCCTACTATGAATCTACAATGTAAAGGCGATCGGATTTTTTACGCGCCCCCCAGACACCACCATCAACAGCCTCACCAAGGGAGGCGGCCCTTCGAAAAAATCTCGTGCCGTGTGTCGAGAATGTGGCGTCGGCTCCGTCCCAGGGGCATGAGCGGCCGAACGGGCCGCACGACGACGAAGGAGAAGCACGATGAAATACCTGCTCCTGAAGCACTACCGCGGTGGTCCGGCCCCCGTCGTCGACTACGGGTCGATAGACCGGTGGACGCCGGAGGAGGTCGACGCGCACGTGCAGTTCATGCGCGACTTCGCCGCCCGCCTGGAGGAGACGGGCGAGTTCGTCGACGGCCAGGCGCTGTCGCCCGAGGGCACGTTCGTGCGGTACGACGGCGAGGGCCGCCCACCGGTGACCGACGGGCCGTTCGCCGAGACCAAGGACCTGATCGCCGGGTGGATGGTCATCGACGTGGAGTCGTGGGACCGCGCGGTCGAGCTGGCCGGGGAGCTGTCCGCCGCTCCGGGGCCCCGCGGTGAGCCGATCCACGAATGGCTGGAAGTCCGGCCGTTCCTCACCGAGCCGCCCACGGTCACCGAGTGAACGAGTCGCTGCTGCGGGAGCTCGTGCCCGCGGTGATCGGTGTCCTCGTCCGGCGCGGAGCCGACTTCGCGTCGGCCGAGGACGCGGTGCAGGAGGCCCTGATCCGGGCGCTGGCGACCTGGCCGGACGATCCACCGCGGGATCCGAAGGCCTGGCTCGTCGCGGTCGCGTGGCACAGGTTCCTCGACGCCACCCGTGCCGAGACGTCGCGGCGGGGACGGGAGGTGGCCGTACAGGCCGAACCTCCCCCCGGTCCGGCGCCCGCCACGGACGACACGCTGCGGCTCTACTTCCTGTGCGCGCACCCCACCCTGCCGCCGGCCTCGGCCGTCGCCCTGACGCTGCGCGCGGTCGGCGGCCTGACCACCCGGCAGATCGCGGCGGCGTACCTCGTCCCCG is a window of Microbispora sp. NBC_01189 DNA encoding:
- a CDS encoding penicillin-binding transpeptidase domain-containing protein, with product MPRGRTVAISAAAAVVVAGGAAGGAYYVLHTRGTPQETATRFTSAWSRGDLAAMKAELASPAPGFDTAYAELTKNLGAVQVAARDVRAGQAKDDRATASFTATASLKDVGDWTYQGSLRLVVKDHYWKVDWSPAAVHPALDGTTHLALKTSWPQRASITDANGDRIDGGDVGGSVQQLVGYLDKAGDDDLGKLGSAYKKNDPVGRAGLQETFQKQLAGTPTTEIQALGASRKTLHSIKGSSGRDLATSLDLKVQRAAADAVRDLPKPASLVAVRPSTGEILAVVNNKGGFNRALDGKYAPGSTFKTITAAGLLAEGLTPSSRVTCPKEAVVGGMKIRNSDHEAFGSLSFLDSYAHSCNTTFAPLAAEKLGAEKLYDLATELGFNQPLRIGVPATPGSMPKATSDAELAAESFGQGRITASPLVMATVAAAVADGSWRPPTLVPSRKQAESRRELPGEVVKGLRSMMRAVVSKGTARKAGLPSGTAGKTGTAEFGTGPTLESHAWFMGYRGDVAFAVVVEAGGMGGDVAAPVAARFLKAL
- a CDS encoding lysophospholipid acyltransferase family protein, with the protein product MHLLWRPRMEGREHVPAHGPAILASNHLSVLDSFFMPALVPRMVRFVAKKEYFTGNRLAAEWMRAMGAVEIDRENVTAAQDMLDAAVEVLKAGELFGIYPEGTRSPDGRLYRGKIGVAWLSLTTGAPIVPVAMLGTDRVLPPGASVPRLRRIGVRFGEPMTFTGDPGSARDRRRVTDEVMAAIQRLSGQEYVPRYGASVKGAGETGV
- a CDS encoding TetR/AcrR family transcriptional regulator; its protein translation is MSAPDRLIESTRELLWERGYVGTSPRAIQQRAGAGQGSMYHHFSGKPDLALAAIGRTAGEMRAGVEEILSGPGTAAERVSAYLRREREVLRGCPIGRLTQDPEVMADPALRRPVEETFAWLRDRLSAVLAEGRDRGEIGAGLDPAATASAVVAVLQGGYVLARAAASPEPFHQAVDGLLALLSSSRPSRS
- a CDS encoding DUF4865 family protein; this encodes MQYDITLPADYDMTVIRERVATRGHALDDRAGLGLKAYLVRERGVAGSPVNQYAPFYLWHDAGRMGEFLVGGGGFQGIVADFGRPAVRQWTGLAVEPGPARGTVPRAASRLVTPLPETADLTACVTEALAGLRALGGAAGLHTAALALDPGRWRLTTFALWERDAPDSNGDAERYEVLHLSTPGLALLPEGRAW
- a CDS encoding GNAT family N-acetyltransferase, giving the protein MNLIETGRLVLRRWREDDKEPFAALNADPVVMEHFPATLTREESDMFVERIEAAFDERGFGLWAVEADGVFIGFTGLQVPRFAAHFTPCVEIGWRLARSAWGHGYATEAARASLEHGFGTLGLTEVVSFTAVPNVRSQAVMRRLGMTRDPGEDFDHPVLPEGHPLRRHVLYRVRRPAC
- a CDS encoding helix-turn-helix domain-containing protein encodes the protein MPAYHAKGLRSDARRNVERLVEMATRVFEEQGPEAPLSEVARAAGVGTATLYRRFPTREALLAAVYAGHVQALAVRADELAASSEDPLAALVGWLHEFAGLLTEHRGMKGLITGRYEGDAELFRSCRRSLSQAVDSLLRPAQEARVIRPDVDAERTLILVNAVVLAAGQAGEDRDETGHLIDLVISGFRAQR
- a CDS encoding class I SAM-dependent methyltransferase, with protein sequence MTTHGFDKDYWERHWRDRGAGSMGGHPPNPYLAREIGGLTPGTALDAGCGGGAEAIWLASHGWEVTAADISSEVLALAADRATMSTAASGAAERVRWVEADLSVWSPDTRLDLVMTHYAHPAMPQLEFYDRIAGWVAPGGTLLIVGHLHVAGSGHGHHPPEEASVTSAAVAARLDDSEWEIVTAEEHVRTRSGHGGPLHDVVVRATRRR
- a CDS encoding tyrosine-type recombinase/integrase; its protein translation is MSIPAVPERRVPAPSTPDPYEVYLGALQSPESRRTMKGCLDRIARLVTGDPEATGAGQPWALLRYEHTVRLRTLMREQGWSPSHVNKHLVALRRVLKEAWRLGLMSGEDYQRAADLPAYKHTRVPAGQHVEAEALAAALEVCDEDHSPAGRRDGAMLAALYSSGCRRAEIAGLRLADFDPHARSLRVRGKGDKERLVYLTPQAVERLSLWLAVRGRAAGPLFCPINKAGRLRMAHMTGQAIADIVARRLAAAGASPRTPHDFRRTFIGELLDAGVDLATTQALVGHASPATTARYDRRPERRRREAVDRLRVPGTANRADQEPDRPPG
- a CDS encoding YciI family protein; this encodes MKYLLLKHYRGGPAPVVDYGSIDRWTPEEVDAHVQFMRDFAARLEETGEFVDGQALSPEGTFVRYDGEGRPPVTDGPFAETKDLIAGWMVIDVESWDRAVELAGELSAAPGPRGEPIHEWLEVRPFLTEPPTVTE